A stretch of the Sphingobacterium thalpophilum genome encodes the following:
- a CDS encoding SusC/RagA family TonB-linked outer membrane protein encodes MKVNLIGGLLLSSSLQLMALPESLGQRMNTVKIHMGTSSLSLKKALQELEHKSGITIFYPSELVDRYMAPVMDTQSRSVSETLRLMLQQTNLNFKETSLGVVLFEDPGKTALRNERDQPRRIGGIVLDENGRPIAGVTVLLKNAKDPQVRVESGSTATDQNGHWGLPATAPGSVLVFSMIGYVSQEVPLSGKTEFRVVLKTLENRIEDVVVTGLFERPKEMYTGAARSFTKEQLQNVSSDNVLSAIKSLDPSFQMPENLNLGSNPNALPEVTLRGGNSLIDPNSSGSSPFNYSNSPNTPLFILDGFEVSLSRINDLDLTRIKSIDLLKDATATSIYGSRAANGVVVIETIRPKSGKLQVTYTGNMTLEMPDLKGYDVLNATEKLELERQTGVYNNSWNSTDQQLKTIYNSRLAAVRSGVNTDWLAQPVRTGIGQKHNLYLEGGREEVQYGVNLNYYNNAGVMKGSGRQTMTGNTFLAYRYKNLLFKNDLTLVSNKGTNSPYGSFRQYAQLNPYWTPYNPDGSYKVYLEDILNEETGKRLTNFDSYDNLTDYIGRPVNPLYDAALNLVDQTNYHSIINNFALEWQAYSWLKFKGTFAYLYQADESDRFLPAQHSSFTNVATFEKGSYTKGYGKNQRYEGIFSANFNKTFDKNLIFATLGANISQEDNHTETFKVVGFPNASMDNMSQGLQFATGTRPEGTENIKRLAGLFSNLSFSHDNRYLLDFSFRLDGSSQFGSDNRFAPFWSAGAGWNLHKEHFLAGVKGLDRLKLRYSFGYTGSQNFDSFYGKTTSRYFNSTDYRGMIGTYLLGFGNNALAWQKTQKNNIGLDLTLFNRFDLTANYYIEKTEGSIASISTAPSTGFDQYKENMGDLEAKGWELYTRYNIVSNTANRNNWSVFVNLFSVKTKITKVSNTIAALNKAANEELSSLPITRYAEGQSQTAIWAVPSLGIDPASGYEIFRTRDGKLTNTYNPLDQVIAGDSRSDVEGTFGTNFEYNGIGFNAFFRFRVGGQAYNQTLADRVENVDARLYNVDRRVAEERWMKQGDHVFYKGLIDADGYAITTPTYATSRFVQNDNLLSLESVSVFYRFKDQFTKRWGMSNTKISMYSNDVFQMSSIRRERGLDYPFARSFTLQLSTSF; translated from the coding sequence ATGAAAGTAAATTTGATCGGCGGCTTGTTGCTATCCAGCTCTTTACAATTGATGGCACTGCCCGAATCGTTGGGTCAACGGATGAATACGGTAAAGATCCATATGGGAACTTCATCTCTTTCATTGAAAAAGGCTCTTCAGGAACTTGAACATAAATCAGGGATAACCATTTTCTATCCAAGTGAGCTTGTGGACCGATATATGGCTCCGGTCATGGACACGCAGTCACGGTCCGTGTCGGAGACACTCCGACTGATGCTTCAGCAGACCAACCTGAATTTTAAGGAAACATCCCTGGGTGTGGTGCTGTTTGAGGATCCCGGAAAAACTGCTCTCCGGAATGAACGTGACCAACCTCGTCGTATCGGAGGCATCGTATTGGACGAAAATGGCCGGCCCATTGCCGGCGTGACCGTCCTGTTGAAAAATGCCAAGGATCCCCAGGTACGCGTGGAAAGCGGCAGTACAGCAACGGATCAAAATGGACATTGGGGGCTGCCGGCTACTGCTCCGGGGAGCGTATTGGTGTTTTCCATGATCGGCTATGTCAGCCAAGAGGTGCCGCTTTCAGGCAAAACAGAGTTTAGAGTGGTGCTCAAAACCCTTGAAAATAGGATAGAAGATGTGGTGGTCACCGGGCTCTTCGAACGTCCAAAGGAAATGTACACAGGGGCGGCCAGATCCTTTACGAAAGAACAGTTACAAAATGTCAGCAGTGACAACGTGCTATCAGCCATAAAATCGCTGGACCCTTCTTTTCAGATGCCTGAAAACCTAAATCTAGGGTCTAATCCCAACGCCCTGCCAGAGGTCACGTTGCGTGGCGGAAACAGTCTCATCGATCCCAACAGTTCAGGAAGCAGCCCATTCAACTATTCAAATAGCCCTAATACACCGCTGTTTATTTTAGACGGATTTGAGGTGTCGCTCTCCAGAATCAACGACCTCGACCTTACCCGGATCAAAAGTATTGATTTGCTTAAAGATGCTACGGCAACGTCCATCTACGGTTCACGTGCGGCAAATGGCGTCGTCGTAATCGAAACCATCCGCCCTAAATCAGGCAAGCTACAGGTCACCTATACAGGCAACATGACTCTGGAAATGCCCGATCTGAAAGGTTACGATGTGCTCAACGCTACCGAAAAATTGGAGCTCGAAAGACAGACCGGCGTATATAACAACAGTTGGAACAGCACCGATCAACAGCTGAAAACTATTTACAACAGCCGCCTCGCGGCCGTGCGATCGGGTGTTAACACGGATTGGCTGGCCCAGCCTGTACGGACCGGTATCGGACAAAAACATAATCTCTATCTCGAAGGAGGAAGAGAGGAAGTTCAGTATGGTGTCAACCTCAATTACTATAACAATGCCGGTGTCATGAAAGGATCAGGGCGACAGACGATGACGGGCAATACATTTTTAGCTTATCGATACAAAAATCTGCTATTCAAAAATGACCTTACCCTCGTATCAAACAAGGGAACCAATTCGCCCTACGGCTCATTTCGCCAATATGCGCAGCTGAATCCCTACTGGACGCCCTATAATCCGGACGGATCCTATAAAGTATACCTCGAGGATATCCTCAATGAGGAGACAGGAAAGCGTCTGACAAACTTTGACAGCTATGATAACCTGACGGACTATATTGGAAGACCGGTCAACCCCCTGTATGATGCAGCATTGAATCTGGTTGACCAGACAAACTACCATAGCATAATCAATAATTTTGCGTTGGAGTGGCAGGCATACAGCTGGCTTAAATTTAAAGGAACATTTGCCTACTTGTACCAGGCAGATGAATCGGATCGTTTTCTGCCGGCCCAACATTCCTCATTTACCAATGTGGCAACCTTTGAAAAAGGTTCTTACACCAAAGGTTACGGTAAAAATCAGCGCTATGAGGGGATTTTCTCAGCCAATTTCAATAAAACCTTTGACAAGAATCTGATTTTCGCTACGCTGGGGGCCAATATCAGCCAGGAAGACAACCATACTGAAACGTTCAAAGTTGTGGGTTTTCCTAACGCAAGTATGGACAATATGAGTCAGGGACTCCAATTTGCTACCGGAACGCGACCTGAGGGAACGGAAAATATAAAACGTCTGGCCGGTTTATTTTCCAACCTGTCGTTCTCGCACGACAACCGCTATCTATTGGATTTTTCTTTCCGTCTGGACGGATCTTCCCAATTTGGAAGTGACAATAGATTTGCGCCGTTTTGGTCTGCCGGAGCCGGCTGGAACCTGCACAAAGAACATTTTCTGGCCGGAGTCAAAGGATTAGACCGGCTTAAATTGCGCTATTCATTCGGTTATACCGGATCGCAGAATTTTGATTCATTTTATGGGAAGACAACTTCCCGATACTTTAACTCCACCGATTACCGTGGTATGATCGGTACTTATCTGCTCGGATTTGGCAATAATGCACTGGCGTGGCAAAAAACACAAAAGAATAATATAGGTCTGGATCTAACCTTGTTTAATCGCTTTGATCTTACGGCCAATTACTATATCGAAAAGACAGAAGGATCGATCGCGAGTATATCCACGGCGCCTTCAACGGGATTCGATCAGTACAAAGAGAATATGGGCGATCTGGAAGCAAAGGGCTGGGAGTTATATACACGTTACAATATAGTGAGCAATACGGCAAACAGAAACAATTGGTCTGTATTTGTCAACCTCTTTTCCGTCAAGACCAAGATCACCAAGGTTTCCAACACGATTGCAGCGCTGAACAAGGCGGCTAACGAAGAGTTATCCTCCCTTCCGATTACCCGATATGCCGAGGGACAATCACAGACAGCCATATGGGCGGTCCCTTCTCTAGGTATCGATCCGGCGTCAGGCTATGAGATTTTCAGGACCAGAGATGGCAAATTAACCAATACCTACAATCCCTTGGATCAGGTCATAGCCGGCGATTCACGGAGTGATGTGGAAGGAACTTTTGGAACCAATTTTGAATACAATGGCATCGGCTTTAACGCATTTTTCCGCTTTCGTGTAGGAGGACAGGCCTATAACCAGACCCTTGCCGACCGGGTAGAAAATGTCGATGCCCGTCTTTACAATGTGGATCGTAGGGTAGCCGAAGAACGCTGGATGAAACAAGGGGACCATGTGTTTTACAAGGGATTGATTGATGCTGATGGTTATGCTATTACAACACCTACCTATGCGACGTCGAGATTTGTACAGAACGATAATCTGCTTTCATTGGAAAGTGTTTCGGTGTTTTACCGCTTCAAAGACCAGTTTACCAAACGCTGGGGTATGAGCAATACGAAGATCTCCATGTATTCCAATGACGTGTTCCAGATGTCTTCTATACGGCGCGAACGCGGTCTTGACTATCCTTTTGCCCGTTCATTTACGCTTCAATTATCTACCAGTTTTTAA
- a CDS encoding RagB/SusD family nutrient uptake outer membrane protein produces the protein MKIIYNNRTYIILLMVGLGILAQSCNKWLDVQPGTQTTEEKQFSSEQGYKDALIGIYQKMAQANSYGKELTYGCLDILAQLYENKSNANTDAYGRLARYNYIDATAKSLLSSLWTTQYSTIAQANYLLKDIDADKGLFSGVNYQLIKGEALAARALLHFDLLRLFAAAPAAGTDTDGKAIPYITAFTVNPGKALTRSEVLGLVEKDLKEAESLLEVYPDIDQIKDNASNTSLEVFTMFRQNRLNVWAVKALLARVYLYQGNKAEALKYAKAVIDSQKFEFVNGNTNTVSPTSSTSNAIFSTEHIFSVYKSDLKAISDRYFKTEAGAAENEDLFTTLANLNSWYEVSVAGHAIDIRGPQASNSRWNQFNASTVYNTKYYVGNNVTNVNQKLVPVIKLSEMYYIAAEASETIDQALVYLNKVRTARLIPALSAGSVSTAALLETELFKEYRKDFYSEGQLWFYYKRKNYNSLPNSVGGTMDNTKYTFPLPDNEIEFGLN, from the coding sequence ATGAAAATCATTTACAACAACAGGACTTATATTATATTGCTTATGGTAGGACTGGGCATTTTAGCTCAATCCTGCAACAAATGGCTGGATGTACAGCCCGGTACACAGACTACCGAAGAAAAGCAGTTCTCGTCGGAGCAGGGCTATAAGGATGCCCTGATTGGCATTTATCAGAAAATGGCTCAGGCAAATAGCTACGGGAAAGAACTAACCTATGGTTGTTTGGACATCCTGGCACAGCTCTATGAAAATAAATCCAATGCCAATACGGATGCCTATGGCCGGTTGGCAAGATACAATTACATCGATGCAACAGCAAAATCTTTGCTGAGCAGCTTATGGACTACACAGTACAGTACTATTGCACAAGCAAATTATCTGCTCAAGGATATTGACGCTGACAAAGGGCTATTTAGCGGGGTGAATTACCAGCTTATAAAGGGCGAAGCATTAGCCGCGCGCGCCCTGCTACATTTTGATCTTTTGCGTCTATTTGCGGCTGCGCCTGCTGCCGGCACGGACACCGATGGCAAAGCTATTCCCTATATAACGGCATTTACGGTCAACCCTGGCAAAGCGCTTACGCGCAGTGAAGTCTTGGGGTTAGTGGAGAAAGACCTGAAAGAAGCGGAGTCTTTATTGGAAGTATATCCCGATATCGACCAGATCAAGGATAATGCTTCCAATACATCGTTGGAAGTCTTTACCATGTTTCGCCAGAATCGCCTGAATGTGTGGGCTGTCAAGGCACTGTTGGCCAGGGTATATCTCTATCAGGGAAATAAAGCCGAAGCATTAAAATATGCCAAAGCGGTGATTGACAGTCAAAAGTTTGAATTTGTCAACGGCAACACCAATACGGTCAGCCCAACCTCATCGACCTCAAACGCAATTTTCAGTACAGAGCATATTTTTTCAGTCTATAAATCTGACTTAAAGGCTATTTCGGACCGCTATTTTAAGACAGAAGCCGGTGCGGCCGAAAACGAGGACCTATTTACCACATTGGCCAACCTCAATAGCTGGTACGAAGTATCGGTCGCAGGCCATGCCATCGATATCCGTGGACCTCAGGCCTCCAATAGCCGCTGGAATCAGTTCAACGCCAGTACAGTTTACAACACAAAATATTATGTCGGTAACAACGTCACCAACGTAAACCAGAAGTTGGTACCCGTGATCAAGCTCTCGGAAATGTACTATATCGCCGCTGAAGCTAGCGAAACGATTGACCAGGCGCTGGTTTACCTCAATAAAGTACGTACAGCACGGCTAATCCCCGCATTGTCCGCAGGTTCGGTCAGTACCGCTGCGCTGCTTGAGACCGAATTGTTCAAAGAGTACCGGAAGGATTTCTATTCCGAAGGGCAGCTGTGGTTTTACTATAAGCGTAAAAATTATAACAGCCTGCCGAATTCGGTGGGCGGAACGATGGACAATACAAAATATACTTTCCCTCTACCGGACAATGAAATAGAATTTGGCTTGAATTAA
- a CDS encoding DUF4843 domain-containing protein has translation MKKRLLTFIGAGIALVCCLQGCKEDAKLMFDDSEPKVSFDKRFSGTLVDSVNYSFAFQSSDIVTDTVQIPLRIIGLPRPVDRPVAIALTAGSTAREGYHFKLENAFIPADASDGLVDLIFFRRAGLKDSVVTAELKIVANNDFKPGYDDKGVSAVLDRLTWRFTLTDKLEKPSIWDSYWKNLFGDYSNTKILFLTQLLNYSNWNQGGLFPQDSNRMLAQARLGIYEYEKANGPMLDEHGNRVIIP, from the coding sequence ATGAAGAAAAGATTACTCACTTTTATCGGGGCAGGTATCGCCCTTGTGTGCTGCTTACAGGGATGTAAGGAGGACGCTAAATTGATGTTTGATGACAGCGAACCCAAAGTTTCGTTCGACAAACGCTTCTCAGGTACCCTTGTTGATAGCGTAAACTACAGCTTTGCCTTTCAGTCCAGCGATATCGTGACAGATACCGTTCAGATACCGCTTCGGATTATTGGCTTGCCCCGTCCAGTGGACCGTCCCGTCGCCATTGCATTGACAGCTGGTTCGACAGCGAGGGAGGGATATCATTTTAAGCTCGAAAATGCTTTTATTCCAGCAGATGCTTCGGATGGTCTTGTGGATCTGATATTCTTTCGCCGGGCAGGGCTCAAAGACAGTGTGGTGACAGCCGAATTAAAGATTGTCGCCAACAATGATTTTAAACCCGGTTACGATGACAAAGGTGTTTCCGCGGTGCTGGATAGGCTGACCTGGCGTTTCACTTTGACGGATAAGCTGGAAAAGCCCAGTATCTGGGATTCTTACTGGAAAAATCTGTTTGGCGATTATTCCAACACCAAGATCCTGTTTCTGACCCAGCTGCTCAATTATAGCAATTGGAATCAGGGAGGATTGTTTCCACAGGATAGCAACAGGATGCTGGCCCAGGCGCGATTGGGTATCTACGAATATGAAAAGGCCAATGGGCCGATGTTGGATGAACATGGTAACCGTGTCATTATTCCCTAA
- a CDS encoding PKD-like family lipoprotein — MKTTRLSTVLYLSLLVLFTLSCAKDEGNYSYTELEKVSFSGEKNNETIFVRQGEPLTLSPEISYQGDASDLSYEWFVYLNSASASYVQDSTLIARTKSLNYTVSPDVFVLGESYKLTYKVTNNKTGISVFQFYQLEVQDLFTQGWIFLEDKAGRADLSMILRNGTVYHDIYSGRNAGYPIADPRSFTISPQSVSDGVAQDGKKFYIVGANDAIELDGNTMQKRFDYAYLFFQPPATIKPEYIAWGGVNGNNLGLLINGGKLYPNMVGGFPGAKKFGAEMKSSSHNYDYDLAPQHISGVNYSDTYNVFVFDRLNRCFYAVTSSNLNAFDPASQNTALFDMNNVGMDLIKLDSSNVSTVRNAIMRTTDGSDAYLLQFRTTRTAVEPTINVAKQRLDAPGLTKAADLSCSTLSPHIFYVADGKLYRYEVTSNTYTVEYQLPANEAVSKIKFERHGYGEGLPRLIVTTWNGTEGKVYYFKVSPTGTVQQLDKTFTGFGKIIDLAYKY; from the coding sequence ATGAAAACAACGAGATTATCAACTGTACTATATCTGTCCTTACTTGTATTATTTACCTTATCTTGTGCGAAGGACGAGGGCAATTACAGTTATACTGAACTGGAAAAAGTGAGTTTCTCCGGCGAGAAAAATAACGAGACGATTTTTGTCAGGCAGGGTGAGCCATTGACGCTGTCACCTGAGATATCCTATCAGGGAGATGCCAGTGACCTTTCGTATGAATGGTTTGTCTACCTCAATTCAGCAAGTGCCAGTTACGTACAGGATAGTACGCTGATTGCAAGGACCAAATCACTGAACTATACCGTATCACCCGATGTTTTCGTGCTGGGTGAAAGTTACAAACTAACCTATAAGGTGACGAACAACAAAACCGGTATTTCGGTATTCCAGTTTTATCAGCTGGAAGTTCAGGATCTATTTACCCAGGGCTGGATCTTCTTGGAAGACAAGGCTGGCAGGGCAGACCTTTCAATGATTTTGCGTAATGGAACAGTGTACCATGATATCTACAGCGGGCGTAATGCCGGCTATCCTATTGCCGATCCCCGGAGCTTTACTATATCGCCGCAGTCCGTTTCCGACGGCGTGGCGCAGGATGGTAAGAAATTTTATATTGTGGGGGCCAACGACGCCATCGAGCTCGACGGGAATACGATGCAGAAGCGTTTTGATTATGCCTACCTGTTTTTTCAGCCGCCGGCAACGATCAAGCCCGAATATATTGCCTGGGGCGGCGTCAATGGCAATAACCTCGGGCTGCTGATCAACGGTGGTAAACTGTATCCCAATATGGTCGGCGGATTTCCCGGAGCCAAAAAGTTTGGCGCAGAGATGAAATCATCTAGCCACAATTATGATTACGATCTGGCCCCGCAGCATATTTCCGGTGTCAACTATTCCGATACTTACAATGTATTTGTTTTTGACCGGCTCAATCGCTGCTTCTATGCTGTTACCTCCAGTAACCTTAATGCATTCGACCCAGCTTCGCAAAATACTGCGCTCTTTGATATGAATAATGTAGGCATGGACCTGATTAAACTGGACTCTTCCAATGTGAGCACCGTGCGTAATGCCATTATGCGTACCACAGATGGATCCGACGCTTATTTGTTACAGTTTAGAACCACACGCACCGCCGTAGAGCCCACGATAAATGTGGCCAAACAGCGTCTGGACGCACCGGGACTGACCAAAGCGGCCGACCTCAGCTGTTCTACCCTGTCACCACATATCTTTTATGTTGCAGATGGTAAACTTTATCGATATGAGGTGACCTCTAATACCTATACCGTAGAATATCAGCTGCCGGCCAATGAGGCCGTTAGCAAAATAAAATTTGAACGGCATGGATATGGCGAAGGATTGCCACGCTTGATTGTGACCACCTGGAACGGGACCGAAGGGAAGGTCTATTATTTTAAAGTGAGCCCTACAGGGACAGTCCAGCAGCTGGACAAAACCTTTACAGGTTTTGGGAAAATTATTGATTTAGCCTATAAATATTAA
- a CDS encoding TlpA family protein disulfide reductase, producing MKLKLMIGLLLASATVFAQQADRAKMERYYQIANGGNAERKDSLANALFAESKKYSTEEEYRTAINVLRMLEREDKQLALEKVATKKYPKGKITREAFVTNVFYKADETAAKEKAYLELIKKWPVANFPGDELTYDYVLASLATSFAKDGDAKKASHYLGQMKERFWRGNGYIPTGQALLAAGDTAAAAPILKTAMDDAYYYISLPEDQKDNKAKFASMGYASAMSAYVNILVGQGKYPEALEYIDKALAVAPEQADGLARVHAKTLLGVNRKLEAYNVLSRLYAKGQFDTEPELKKLYGELNGTLAGYEQYNATLKEELVKNIREHIKGNKVFKKAPDFELLNLKGDKVSLASLKGKVVVLDFWATWCQPCVRSFPGMRAAQELYANDKDVQFIFVNTWERDKNYKENVAKFIDKNQYPFEVIFDDQKDPETGKLLAGKLGINGIPSKFILDKEGNIRYMLTGSTSNVDYIKLEMRELIESAKKLDPNQG from the coding sequence ATGAAACTTAAATTGATGATAGGCCTTTTGTTGGCCTCGGCAACAGTGTTTGCCCAGCAGGCGGACCGTGCCAAAATGGAGCGGTATTATCAGATTGCCAATGGAGGCAACGCCGAAAGAAAGGACTCTCTGGCGAATGCCCTATTTGCTGAATCCAAAAAATACAGTACCGAAGAGGAGTACCGTACAGCCATCAATGTACTGCGTATGCTGGAAAGAGAAGACAAACAGCTTGCTCTGGAAAAAGTGGCAACTAAAAAATATCCTAAAGGAAAGATTACCAGGGAAGCTTTTGTAACGAACGTATTCTATAAAGCAGATGAAACCGCTGCCAAGGAAAAAGCATATCTGGAGTTGATCAAGAAATGGCCGGTGGCAAATTTTCCGGGAGATGAATTGACTTATGATTATGTGCTGGCGTCTCTGGCAACTTCCTTTGCCAAGGATGGGGATGCAAAAAAGGCAAGCCATTATTTAGGGCAGATGAAAGAGCGTTTCTGGCGTGGAAATGGTTACATACCGACTGGTCAGGCCTTACTGGCTGCTGGCGATACAGCCGCTGCTGCACCCATTTTGAAGACAGCAATGGATGACGCTTATTATTATATTAGTCTGCCCGAGGATCAGAAAGATAACAAAGCCAAGTTTGCTTCCATGGGCTATGCAAGTGCCATGTCGGCTTATGTCAATATTTTAGTTGGACAAGGAAAGTATCCGGAAGCACTGGAGTATATCGATAAGGCGCTGGCCGTAGCGCCAGAACAGGCGGATGGACTCGCGAGGGTACATGCAAAGACACTTTTGGGGGTAAATCGTAAACTTGAAGCTTACAATGTTCTGTCCAGACTCTATGCTAAAGGACAATTTGACACCGAGCCCGAACTAAAAAAGTTGTACGGTGAACTCAATGGTACTTTAGCCGGTTATGAGCAGTATAATGCCACGCTTAAAGAAGAACTTGTCAAAAATATACGTGAACATATCAAAGGAAATAAAGTATTCAAAAAAGCACCTGATTTCGAATTGCTAAATCTAAAAGGCGACAAAGTAAGCTTGGCAAGTCTAAAAGGGAAAGTTGTGGTGCTCGACTTTTGGGCCACCTGGTGTCAGCCCTGTGTGCGTTCATTTCCAGGAATGAGAGCCGCCCAAGAGTTATATGCCAATGATAAGGATGTACAGTTTATATTTGTCAATACTTGGGAGCGGGACAAAAACTACAAAGAGAATGTCGCCAAGTTTATCGACAAAAATCAGTACCCTTTTGAAGTGATTTTTGATGATCAAAAAGATCCGGAAACAGGAAAGCTGCTTGCAGGCAAGCTAGGTATCAACGGTATACCTTCGAAATTTATCCTGGACAAAGAAGGTAATATACGCTATATGCTGACTGGGTCAACCTCCAATGTTGATTATATCAAATTAGAAATGCGCGAACTGATTGAGTCAGCAAAAAAACTTGATCCTAACCAAGGCTGA
- a CDS encoding nuclear transport factor 2 family protein — MKALIKTLAATALFAVSTSVMAARDPEIKSGKVSINLSTADFALGHYIAVTTKGQSAGVEQLFATDFKQTIQASHAHTYGRNALVKSLKKQKGEILNCKVNIKIVEKSTDCMIAKIVLTFEHFSMTDLVTLVYADGNWKASRSIHSYN, encoded by the coding sequence ATGAAAGCACTTATAAAGACATTAGCAGCCACAGCGCTATTTGCCGTATCCACATCCGTTATGGCCGCCCGAGATCCCGAGATTAAATCCGGGAAAGTAAGCATTAATCTGTCCACTGCAGACTTTGCCCTTGGCCATTATATCGCTGTGACGACAAAGGGACAATCTGCGGGCGTGGAGCAGTTGTTTGCCACAGATTTTAAGCAGACGATTCAAGCTTCCCATGCGCACACCTATGGACGTAATGCCCTTGTTAAGTCTTTAAAAAAACAAAAAGGAGAAATTCTGAACTGCAAAGTGAATATCAAGATCGTTGAAAAATCAACAGATTGTATGATTGCAAAAATTGTACTGACATTTGAACACTTCAGTATGACAGACCTTGTGACACTGGTGTATGCAGACGGCAACTGGAAGGCGTCCAGGTCAATCCATTCCTATAACTAA